The segment TTTCTCAGCAGTGATCGTCGTCACTAACGGCATTACCGGATTCTGCTTTCTCCTTGGAGGACTTCGCTACAAAGAACTCGGTTTCCGCGTTGAAGGAACAAGCTCATTACTCGCAGTCCTAGCAACACTCGTGACGATCAGCCTGGTCCTTCCGAACTTCACAACCACAACACCAGCAGCAACTTACTCCAGCGCCCAGCTTGTTTTCGTCTCAATCGTCTCGGTAGTATTGTATGCGACTCTCGTGATCGCGCAGACAGTGACTCATAAAGATTACTTCGCAGAATCAGACACACAAAAAGAAATCATCCACACCGAAAAGCCATCGGGAATCATGACTTTGTTAAACGCAATTTGTCTGATCATCAGTTTGATGGCGGTAATTGGTCTGGCAAAAACCCTGAGTCCTTCAATTGAAAGCGGTCTCGTTGCTGTCGGTGCACCAAGATCAACACTTGGTATTATCTTGGCATTGTTAGTCTTATTGCCAGAAGCAGGCTCTGCACTGAAAGCAGCACGAGCGAACCAACTGCAGACAAGTTTGAACCTAGCTCTCGGCTCAGGCGCAGCCAGTGTGGCTTTGACGATCCCAGTGATCGCATTCTACTCCATCTTCGCAGAAAAACAGGTCGCCTTGGGCCTCGACGCCAAAGGCATGGCCTTCCTCGCACTTACATTCATCGTAAGCGGATTGACCTTAGGAACAGGGAAGACGGCAGCGCTAAAGGGAATCGTGCACTTAATGATTCTCTTCTCGTACATCTCACTGACGTTCATGCCTTAATTGCATGCGCACAGAAATAAAAAAGGCCCCGAGTTTCCTCAGAGCCTTTTTGAACTACGAAAAGCTTTTCTAAAATGATTGGATTCTAGTTGTTCAAGCTTGGGTTGCTAGAAGGAAGATTTGGAGTTTCCTCTTCGTTCTGAGCACCAGGAAGAACAGTTGCCTTTTCAGCAGCTGCTTTCGCAGTTGTATCTGGATTGTAACGAGTCGCTGCATTAGCAACGCGGTTCTCAAGATTTTGTTTCACGTCATCAGCAGAAACGCGCTCAACATTTGCGATGTTAGCCGCTTGCTTAGTCATGTAGTCTTGAGGGAAAGCGCCCAATTTAGCGAGGTAGTTTGAAATGCTACCGTTGCCGTTTTGGATGATTTCGCGAAGTGTGAAAAGAGGAGCATATTGAGATGCTTTCTTTTCTGCTTCGAAAATGATTTGAGTCAATGTTGCAGCAGTAATGTCGTTTTTAGACTTATTGTCGATAACCATTACTTCTTCGTTTGTACGAATCATTTTAGCGATATCGTCCAAAGTCACGTAGCAAGATTGCTGAGTATCATAGAGCTTTCTGTTTTGATAGCGCTTGATAATTTTGACTTTTGAGTTTTGTTTAGAAGTCAGTGTTTCGT is part of the Bdellovibrionales bacterium genome and harbors:
- a CDS encoding polyhydroxyalkanoate synthesis regulator DNA-binding domain-containing protein, which codes for MINQNETLTSKQNSKVKIIKRYQNRKLYDTQQSCYVTLDDIAKMIRTNEEVMVIDNKSKNDITAATLTQIIFEAEKKASQYAPLFTLREIIQNGNGSISNYLAKLGAFPQDYMTKQAANIANVERVSADDVKQNLENRVANAATRYNPDTTAKAAAEKATVLPGAQNEEETPNLPSSNPSLNN
- a CDS encoding ionic transporter y4hA — protein: MSVLKNLNVFHLASLICIGAFALLKLADTLSIGMVILTGLLFAVAVLTSIHHAESIAEKFGPALGTLILAIAVTVIEVGLIVNMMATATSGGAEIARDTVFSAVIVVTNGITGFCFLLGGLRYKELGFRVEGTSSLLAVLATLVTISLVLPNFTTTTPAATYSSAQLVFVSIVSVVLYATLVIAQTVTHKDYFAESDTQKEIIHTEKPSGIMTLLNAICLIISLMAVIGLAKTLSPSIESGLVAVGAPRSTLGIILALLVLLPEAGSALKAARANQLQTSLNLALGSGAASVALTIPVIAFYSIFAEKQVALGLDAKGMAFLALTFIVSGLTLGTGKTAALKGIVHLMILFSYISLTFMP